One Deltaproteobacteria bacterium DNA window includes the following coding sequences:
- the porA gene encoding pyruvate ferredoxin oxidoreductase, giving the protein MSKRIGMEIAMAAAEAVALCRPDVIAAYPITPNTHIPEHLAEIVADGHLDCEYIAVESEHSALSACTGASAAGARVFTATSSQGLLYMYEIVPVVPSMRLPVIMCLGNRAISGPINIWNDHSDYMCVRDLGWISMFASNGQETIDMCIQAFKIGEHADVMLPVLVNLDGFQLTHVVEAMMMPDQEEVDKFLPPRKPFAALHPDNIVSMGTLGLPDIYNEAKKANDEALINSKKVILEIWKEWEKMFGRKYEPIMSYKANDADVLMLTMGSMGETAQVAIDELRKEGFKAGLIDLKLYRPFPADELKKAVKG; this is encoded by the coding sequence ATGTCAAAACGAATTGGAATGGAAATTGCTATGGCCGCGGCAGAAGCGGTCGCGTTATGCAGACCCGACGTGATTGCGGCTTATCCCATCACGCCTAACACACATATACCTGAACATCTGGCAGAAATTGTTGCCGACGGGCATCTTGACTGCGAATATATCGCTGTGGAATCAGAGCATTCGGCGCTGAGCGCCTGTACGGGAGCGTCGGCAGCGGGCGCCCGCGTCTTTACGGCGACAAGTTCACAGGGACTGCTGTATATGTATGAAATCGTTCCGGTCGTGCCGTCCATGAGGCTTCCTGTTATCATGTGCCTTGGCAACAGGGCGATATCGGGTCCTATCAACATCTGGAACGATCACAGCGATTACATGTGCGTGAGGGATCTGGGTTGGATTTCAATGTTCGCGTCAAACGGCCAGGAAACCATCGATATGTGCATCCAGGCCTTCAAGATCGGTGAGCATGCGGATGTTATGTTGCCGGTGCTTGTAAATCTGGACGGTTTCCAGCTTACCCATGTGGTGGAGGCGATGATGATGCCGGATCAGGAGGAAGTAGACAAGTTCCTCCCGCCGCGGAAACCCTTCGCAGCCCTGCATCCGGACAATATTGTTTCCATGGGAACTCTGGGGCTCCCGGATATCTATAACGAGGCGAAAAAGGCCAATGATGAGGCGCTCATCAATTCGAAGAAGGTTATCCTTGAAATATGGAAAGAGTGGGAGAAGATGTTCGGCCGGAAGTATGAACCCATCATGTCTTATAAGGCGAATGATGCCGATGTACTTATGCTTACCATGGGGTCCATGGGTGAAACAGCGCAGGTTGCCATTGATGAGTTGCGCAAAGAAGGGTTCAAGGCCGGACTGATAGACCTGAAGCTTTACAGACCATTTCCTGCGGATGAATTGAAAAAAGCAGTGAAAGGG
- a CDS encoding 4Fe-4S binding protein: MTEKKWPETWQDTNPGLMIFKPASSRSYLTGGWRAQKPIWDNTKCIKCGVCYLFCPEACITEDAEGFFMADLNYCKGCGICYHECWPRAIKMVED; encoded by the coding sequence ATGACAGAGAAAAAGTGGCCAGAAACCTGGCAAGATACAAATCCGGGGCTCATGATATTCAAACCTGCAAGCTCACGGTCATATTTGACCGGAGGCTGGAGGGCACAGAAGCCTATCTGGGATAATACGAAATGCATCAAGTGCGGCGTCTGCTATCTGTTCTGTCCCGAAGCGTGCATCACGGAAGACGCGGAAGGGTTCTTTATGGCAGATCTTAATTACTGCAAGGGCTGTGGCATTTGCTACCACGAATGCTGGCCGCGCGCCATAAAGATGGTAGAGGACTGA